The uncultured Campylobacter sp. genome includes a region encoding these proteins:
- the truA gene encoding tRNA pseudouridine(38-40) synthase TruA: MSAAPNTPTDACAYAASANSDRVKLKLVYSYDGSKFSGSQSQPHGRGVEDVLRAALGRVGIFAPLISSSRTDKGVHALRQVSCVECTVHWELPRLKELINRHCAPYIFVQHISPVPRDFHPRYDAVARSYRYVLNHGRPSPFLSDFCVFYPRVDLAALNAALANFIGEHDFSELMKSGSDIKSPVRELYVARAYSFRNLTLINFKANGFLRAQVRLMVANALKSVQSGRKISFSRALSRIPFPPNGLYLSSVSY; encoded by the coding sequence ATAAGCGCCGCGCCAAATACCCCTACAGATGCGTGCGCATATGCCGCGAGCGCAAACTCCGATCGGGTAAAGCTCAAACTCGTCTATTCCTACGACGGCTCGAAATTTAGCGGCTCGCAGTCTCAGCCTCACGGGCGCGGCGTCGAGGACGTGCTGCGCGCGGCTTTGGGGCGAGTGGGGATCTTTGCGCCGCTCATCAGCAGCTCACGCACCGATAAAGGGGTGCACGCGCTGCGCCAGGTAAGCTGCGTCGAATGCACCGTACATTGGGAGCTGCCGCGCCTAAAAGAGCTTATCAACCGCCACTGCGCACCCTATATTTTTGTGCAACACATCAGCCCGGTGCCGCGCGATTTTCATCCGCGTTACGATGCCGTGGCGCGCTCCTATCGCTACGTTTTAAACCACGGACGCCCTAGCCCCTTTCTTAGCGATTTTTGCGTGTTTTATCCGCGCGTAGATCTTGCCGCGCTCAATGCTGCGCTTGCAAATTTTATCGGCGAGCACGATTTTAGCGAGTTGATGAAAAGTGGCAGCGACATAAAAAGCCCCGTACGCGAGCTCTACGTCGCACGCGCCTACTCTTTTAGAAATTTGACCTTGATAAATTTTAAAGCCAATGGATTTTTGCGAGCGCAGGTGCGGCTGATGGTCGCAAACGCCCTAAAATCCGTGCAGAGCGGGCGCAAGATCAGCTTCTCGCGAGCGCTTAGCAGAATCCCCTTTCCGCCAAACGGGCTGTATCTTAGCAGCGTGAGTTATTAA
- a CDS encoding TAXI family TRAP transporter solute-binding subunit, with the protein MKKFSVALAGLALLASVSGAKEFINIGTGGMTGTYYPVGGAICRLVNMDKNMKCSVQSTGGSTYNVNNVLKKELNFGFVQSDVVYDKYNGTGKFQGAADKNLRSVISIYPELLAFVVSKQSGIKAYGDAAGKKINIGNPGSGNELTSTIVFENYDFDLKKLAQHGVLTAQECPMALKDKKIDGYFYVVGHPTANITDAATSLPIDLVGIDDEHIKKILEKYPYFAKGVIPAKMYDGVDHDTQTIGVKAVLVTDASQSDEAVRAVVKAILDNFDEYKKLHPALNLVSKESLLEGLSAPLHPAAEAVYKEAGLLK; encoded by the coding sequence ATGAAAAAATTTTCTGTTGCTTTGGCCGGTTTGGCCCTACTAGCTAGCGTTTCAGGCGCTAAGGAGTTCATCAATATCGGCACCGGCGGTATGACCGGCACCTATTATCCGGTAGGCGGCGCCATTTGCCGCTTAGTAAATATGGATAAAAATATGAAATGCTCCGTGCAATCAACGGGCGGCTCGACGTATAACGTCAATAACGTGCTTAAAAAAGAGCTAAATTTCGGCTTCGTTCAAAGCGACGTCGTCTATGATAAATACAACGGTACGGGCAAATTCCAAGGCGCGGCGGATAAAAATTTACGCTCCGTAATTTCGATCTATCCGGAACTTTTGGCTTTCGTCGTCTCTAAACAGAGCGGCATCAAAGCATACGGCGACGCTGCGGGCAAAAAGATCAATATCGGAAATCCAGGCAGCGGCAATGAGCTAACCAGCACGATAGTTTTTGAAAACTACGACTTCGATCTTAAAAAGCTCGCCCAGCATGGCGTCTTAACCGCACAAGAATGCCCTATGGCGCTAAAAGATAAGAAGATCGACGGATACTTCTACGTCGTAGGACATCCGACCGCAAATATTACCGATGCGGCGACTTCGCTTCCTATCGACTTAGTCGGCATCGACGATGAGCATATCAAAAAAATTCTAGAAAAATATCCATATTTTGCCAAAGGCGTGATCCCTGCGAAAATGTATGACGGGGTAGACCACGATACACAGACTATCGGCGTAAAGGCCGTACTCGTAACTGACGCTAGCCAAAGCGACGAGGCGGTTAGGGCAGTAGTTAAGGCTATACTTGATAATTTCGACGAGTATAAAAAACTACACCCTGCGCTAAATTTGGTAAGCAAAGAATCTCTTTTAGAGGGGCTTAGTGCGCCGCTTCATCCTGCGGCAGAGGCGGTGTATAAAGAAGCCGGGCTGCTGAAATAG
- a CDS encoding LptF/LptG family permease encodes MDRVQRYLFSNFVGSFASLFSTLFIIMSIVFFLQIARITSFIEINFSELVKLYLFMLPRILIFTVPIAFFVALSISLFRLSKENETIVIFTIGYATRKIALFFGISAALCSLALLFVSLFMMPIAENLKDNFIDYKKISATLNIKSNEFGQKFSDWLVFIDSQENNGTSTLYKDLVLYNPGGSQDHERMIVARSGEFKNENASFSAMLHDGKIYTMGGEQWHVSEFESLTLRTQSDRNIRGGGGVIGYWSEMSGSEKRRKEFSIYTLVSLFPLASFLFALSLGIVTYRYEKGFVYAGIFGVLFSYFALIMLLSKHPSIALPVTFGVTLIASLLYYRIKIAPRY; translated from the coding sequence ATTTATTTAGCAATTTTGTCGGCTCGTTCGCGTCGCTTTTTAGCACGCTTTTTATCATAATGTCGATCGTATTTTTCCTTCAGATCGCGCGCATTACGTCGTTTATCGAGATAAATTTTTCAGAGCTAGTCAAGCTCTATCTTTTCATGCTACCGCGCATACTCATATTTACGGTGCCGATCGCGTTTTTCGTAGCGCTTAGCATCTCGCTTTTTAGGCTCTCTAAAGAGAACGAAACCATCGTAATATTTACGATCGGCTACGCCACGCGCAAGATCGCGCTATTTTTCGGCATAAGCGCCGCGCTGTGTTCCTTGGCGCTACTTTTCGTATCGCTTTTTATGATGCCGATAGCCGAAAATTTAAAGGACAATTTCATCGATTACAAAAAAATTAGCGCGACGCTAAATATCAAATCCAACGAATTCGGGCAGAAATTCTCCGACTGGCTCGTTTTTATCGACTCGCAGGAAAACAACGGCACAAGCACGCTGTATAAGGATCTCGTGCTGTATAATCCAGGTGGCTCACAGGATCACGAGCGGATGATCGTAGCGCGTAGCGGCGAGTTTAAAAACGAAAACGCGAGCTTTTCTGCGATGCTACACGACGGCAAAATTTACACGATGGGCGGCGAGCAGTGGCACGTAAGCGAGTTTGAAAGCCTAACCCTGCGCACGCAAAGCGACCGCAATATCCGCGGCGGAGGCGGCGTGATAGGATACTGGAGCGAGATGAGCGGCAGCGAAAAGCGCAGGAAAGAATTTAGCATCTACACCCTCGTCTCGCTCTTTCCGCTGGCGAGCTTTTTGTTTGCGCTAAGCCTCGGCATCGTGACCTATCGCTACGAAAAAGGCTTCGTTTACGCGGGGATCTTCGGCGTGCTTTTTAGCTACTTCGCGCTGATCATGCTACTCTCCAAACATCCGAGCATCGCGCTTCCCGTGACATTCGGCGTTACGCTTATCGCATCGCTGCTTTACTACAGGATCAAAATTGCTCCGAGGTACTGA